The following are encoded in a window of Phaseolus vulgaris cultivar G19833 chromosome 3, P. vulgaris v2.0, whole genome shotgun sequence genomic DNA:
- the LOC137806253 gene encoding uncharacterized protein — translation MMLHFVQPSKLKTKKIVFEDAYSARDTVTLEYLKELSSKRKAIEDSINESSFITKAIAKEMSGGLESRYEQDIHKIEQYLPLLEKLFSYADVASTNKRIQMAQWTVALKIRWSSSLSTSSFFNFTGPKFFQIDNLQFELGMTLFLCAGILRERALEVLSTDLVQSTTIFRQAAGIYHHLAQEVLPPLQPKLPPEKPPEALAAVSTIMSLICLAEAQAVTTRKAEEKGTSSSLLAKLHHGVTLFLEEAIGIFHTVVTQCKDISPRLLEFMYFCKCLHELKGQQYLAESLKDCGQIGVAIGVLCSVLTNVKKKIPGEDPWKSLYQNQIQDASEVLRKFVHENDFVWHEKIPSGDELPLPQGNKIVNFIPYSPKKWERKLSFKISL, via the exons ATGATGCTGCATTTTGTACAGCCATCAAAGCTGAAAACTAAGAAG ATAGTGTTTGAGGATGCATATTCTGCCCGTGATACTGTAACACTTGAATATCTTAAGGAATTAAGCTCAAAGCGTAAAGCGATTGAAGATTCCATTAATGAGAGCAGCTTCATCACAAAAGCTATTGCAAAAGAAATGTCTGGAGGGTTGGAATCTCGCTATGAACAG GATATTCACAAAATAGAGCAGTATCTGCCATTACTGGAAAAATTGTTTTCCTATGCTGATGTAGCAAGCACCAATAAACGAATCCAAATGGCTCAATGGACAGTGGCTCTTAAGATACGCTGGAGTAGTTCCCTGAGCACATCTTCTTTCTTCAATTTCACGGGCCCtaaattttttcaaattgaTAATTTGCAATTTGAGCTTGGTATGACCCTTTTTCTTTGTGCTGGTATCCTGCGTGAGAGGGCTTTAGAAGTTCTATCAACTG ATTTGGTTCAATCCACCACCATTTTCAGACAAGCTGCAGGCATTTATCATCATCTAGCGCAAGAGGTTCTGCCCCCCTTACAGCCTAAATTGCCACCGGAAAAGCCCCCTGAAGCTCTTGCTGCAGTATCCACCATTATGAGTCTCATTTGCTTAGCTGAGGCCCAG GCAGTAACTACAAGGAAGGCTGAAGAGAAAGGTACTTCTTCAAGTCTACTGGCAAAGTTGCATCATGGTGTCACACTTTTTCTCGAAGAAGCTATTGGAATTTTTCATACCGTTGTCACACAGTGCAAAGACATTTCACCACGCTTATTG GAATTTATGTATTTCTGCAAGTGTTTACATGAGTTGAAAGGTCAGCAATATCTTGCAGAAAGCCTGAAGGATTGTGGTCAGATAGGAGTTGCTATTGGTGTTCTTTGTTCTGTGTTGACTAATGTTAAAAAGAAGATACCAGGAGAAGATCCTTGGAAATCTCTATACCAGAATCAAATTCAAGATGCTTCTGAAGTGCTCAGAAAGTTTGTACATGAGAATGATTTTGTTTGGCATGAGAAGATCCCTTCAGGAGATGAGTTACCCTTGCCTCAGGGTAATAAAATAGTCAATTTTATACCATATAGTCCCAAAAAATGGGAAAGAAAACTTTCTTTCAAGATATCActatag